A segment of the Candidatus Methylomirabilota bacterium genome:
GGCCGTGGTGCTCGCCGCGCGCGCGTGGGCTCCTCGAGCGCGCGGGGGGGCGCTGGTCGCGGTGGTGGAGCTTACGGCATGAGTGATCTGGCGCTCGTTCGAGCCCGGGCGTTGCCCGCACAACCCTCCGGTGGGGAGGTTCGAAGGGGGCCGGAAGGCCCTCTCACGTCCGCCCCCTCCGAACAAATCGTCGGCGCCATCGCCCGCGATCGCCGGCAACTGGCCGCGGACCTCCTGGCCCTGACCAAGCCGCGCGTCGTCGTGATGGTGCTGGTGGCGACGCTCGTCGGTTACTACGTCGGGCTGACCGGCGCGCCCGACTACGTCCGCATGCTCCACCTCATCGTCGGCACCCTGCTGGCGGCGGGTGGCACGCTCGCCCTCAACCAGTACGCCGAGCGGGACGTCGACGCCCGGATGGACCGCACGCGCACGCGGCCGCTGCCGGACGGCCGGCTGCAGCCCCTCGAAGCGCTGGCTTTCGGGGCCGCCGCCACCGCGCTCGGTGTCGCGTACCTCGCGGCCTGCGTGAACGCGCTGGCCGCCGGCCTCACCGCGGCCACGGTCGTCCTCTATCTCTTCGCCTACACGCCGCTGAAGCTGCGGACGCCGCTCTGCACGGTCGTCGGCGCGGTTCCCGGCGCGCTG
Coding sequences within it:
- the cyoE gene encoding heme o synthase; the protein is MSDLALVRARALPAQPSGGEVRRGPEGPLTSAPSEQIVGAIARDRRQLAADLLALTKPRVVVMVLVATLVGYYVGLTGAPDYVRMLHLIVGTLLAAGGTLALNQYAERDVDARMDRTRTRPLPDGRLQPLEALAFGAAATALGVAYLAACVNALAAGLTAATVVLYLFAYTPLKLRTPLCTVVGAVPGALPPVTGWAAAREDVAVGAWVLFGILFLWQLPHTLAIARLYRDDYARAGVRVLPVVDADGWSTERQIVTGCLALLAVSLLPTLIGMAGPLYFVGALLLGLVFATFGTLQALAPSSLSARRVLFASLLYLPAVLALLALDKV